The genomic region GGGCATCGTCCACACCGCGATGATGGTGCCCCTCAATCGTTAGACCGTGAAATGCTAGGGCGTGAATCATTCCGTTTTTCCGTTTCTGCCCAGTCGTTCGGCGCCAGATCCTTTTTAAGTTCAAGTGTGGGCAATGTGTGAAAGTGGGAGCGGTGCCATACTCCTGCCCGGCAGCCCGAATGTGTAGACGATCGTAATTGCCCCAGCTACACCAGATAAAATTCTCATGCGGTTGTCCCAACCACGCATCGAGCATTTCGCAGGCTTCGGAGTAGGGCGGCGCTGTCTCAACCATCGACTGACTGATACTGGTGAGCGCTGTGCAGAACTCACTGAGTTTCGGGTTTTTCGTTGGCCGCACCAA from Marinobacter sp. LV10R510-11A harbors:
- a CDS encoding 3'-5' exonuclease, with translation MDERPLLIVDLEATCWENRVTPEGEPQSIHNMEIIEFGCVLATRAGETLDSKSFLVRPTKNPKLSEFCTALTSISQSMVETAPPYSEACEMLDAWLGQPHENFIWCSWGNYDRLHIRAAGQEYGTAPTFTHCPHLNLKRIWRRTTGQKRKNGMIHALAFHGLTIEGHHHRGVDDARNMARLLPFMDWSLEAELLTQPDIKRLKGCVTSDRVISNEEMDLAIREKAGRVSE